In the genome of Oscarella lobularis chromosome 1, ooOscLobu1.1, whole genome shotgun sequence, one region contains:
- the LOC136199658 gene encoding retinaldehyde-binding protein 1-like, with translation MRSESPSCCPFPSLENLDQLSDATKEKAARELNESDDTRQAKIDELRTKIEEFKDEEGLLVDSRRDDAFLLRFLRTKKFDIDRAFQQYTNYFQFRKNHPEIFAEFNLEKVVPYLQTGTFSIGNRSRDGAQVIILDSSKRDFSRFSTDDSVRALAFCLDFLIESQETQVHGFMLVQDHAQLRFRDVLSMGRSDAKKLAGFVQDCFPARFKGVHMLHQPWYVTIFAAIMKQFLKKKVKERLHFHGYDYEQFHKYVAPENLPESLGGVLPEPDPEAWVRYVTEKSEKTE, from the exons ATGCGCAGCGAAAGTCCCTCCTGCTGCCCGTTCCCCAGTCTCGAAAATCTCGATCAGTTATCTGATGCCACTAAAGAAAAGGCGGCGCGAGAGCTCAACGAATCGGACGACACAAGACAAGCAAAGATCGACGAGCTCCGAACGAAAATAGAAGAGTTCAAGGACGAAGAAGGccttctcgtcgactcgcgacgcgacgacgccttcCTGTTACGCTTCCTTCGCACAAAGAAGTTCGACATCGATCGCGCCTTTCAGCAGTATACAAACTACTTCCAATTTCGCAAAAATCATCCAGAAATCTTCGCCGAATTCAACCTAGAGAAAGTCGTGCCCTATTTGCAAACGGGAACGTTTTCGATTGGAAATCGATCAAGAGACG GTGCTCAGGTCATTATTCTTGATAGTTCCAAGAGAGATTTCAGCCGCTTTTCGACGGACGACTCCGTCAGGGCTTTGGCCTTTTGTCTCGACTTTCTCATTGAAAGTCAAGAGACTCAAGTCCACGGCTTCATGCTCGTGCAAGATCACGCTCAGTTGAGATTTCGAGACGTTCTCTCCATGGGACGATCGGACGCCAAGAAGTTGGCTGGATTCGTTCAGGACTGTTTTCCAGCGAGATTCAAAG GGGTTCACATGTTGCACCAGCCGTGGTATGTCACCATCTTCGCTGCCATCATGAAACAGTTTCTCAAGAAGAAGGTGAAAGAACGACTTCACTTTCACGGCTACGATTACGAGCAATTTCACAAGTACGTTGCTCCGGAAAATCTGCCTGAAAGCTTGGGCGGAGTGCTGCCCGAGCCTGATCCCGAAGCGTGGGTCAGATATGTCACGGAAAAGTCAGAGAAAACAGAATGA
- the LOC136199576 gene encoding kelch-like protein 20, producing MNNLRSSNDLFDIVLTTGTDVSVRISAHRLVLAAASPYFRAMFTIGMQESSESTVQVSDVDAGALRSLVDYAYTGQVHVDRSNVESLFSAAHLLQFTKVVEFCEDVLIELVESSNCLNLARIAYQYHCSKLDKVADRCIAFNIVELSESDAEFLSLDADHLARILAMDELVIDSETQVVELIAKWIKHDEIDRLGQVDLLRKSIRLNLMPTDCLENLFSNTGIPLFDGSCCKAANRLDELDQSTSRRVGKPASILAVGGGVETGRERNDYDGLSVERYDPVRNAWGIFPSLNDSRFKAGVVNAFGSLYALGGRDIPCFLKSDHKSVERYDFVQEHWAKDVAPMTNGRTGQRYVEYEGKIYAFGSRDDLTAAEYYDPNVNAWTAISPLNRDVAVKGVFHADGLIYVLGDSTILKYDPVSGCWLQPQAVGSFNSAIILDNVIYKFEGAESGEESKCSISTFDLASNSWSTFAVVEGRDCYYSQPKMAFEKKIYYASSSRFFWFDVTAKKVFHGPRPHNNRKHSAFALYSSLV from the coding sequence ATGAACAATCTGCGCTCTTCAAACGACTTGTTTGACATCGTTCTTACGACGGGCACGGACGTTAGCGTTCGCATTTCGGCACATCGACTCGTTCTTGCAGCGGCAAGTCCATATTTTCGCGCAATGTTCACTATCGGCATGCAGGAAAGCAGCGAATCGACTGTTCAAGTTTCGGACGTCGATGCGGGGGCCCTTCGAAGCCTCGTCGACTACGCTTACACGGGACAAGTGCACGTCGATAGATCAAACGTCGAGTCGCTATTTTCAGCTGCTCATCTACTTCAGTTTACTAAAGTAGTCGAATTTTGCGAAGACGTTTTGATCGAATTGGTGGAGTCTTCTAATTGCCTCAACTTGGCCCGAATTGCCTATCAATACCACTGTTCCAAATTGGACAAAGTAGCCGATCGTTGCATTGCTTTCAACATTGTGGAATTGTCTGAAAGCGATGCGGAATTCCTAAGTCTGGACGCTGATCATTTGGCTCGCATTCTGGCCATGGACGAACTTGTCATAGATTCAGAAACTCAAGTAGTGGAGCTGATAGCCAAGTGGATCAaacacgacgaaatcgatcgttTGGGTCAAGTAGACTTACTGAGAAAGTCAATTCGACTGAATTTGATGCCAACAGATTGTCTTGAGAACCTGTTTTCAAATACCGGCATTCCATTGTTTGATGGGAGCTGTTGTAAGGCCGCCAACAGGTTGGATGAGTTGGATCAATCGACTTCGCGTCGTGTAGGCAAACCCGCCAGCATTCTTGCTGTTGGTGGTGGAGTAGAGACTGGCCGTGAAAGAAATGACTACGATGGCCTTTCTGTAGAACGGTACGATCCCGTACGAAACGCTTGGGGCATCTTTCCATCATTGAATGATAGTCGCTTCAAAGCGGGAGTCGTAAACGCGTTTGGGAGTCTTTACGCGCTCGGCGGACGGGATATCCCATGCTTTCTTAAAAGTGATCACAAGAGCGTAGAACGCTACGACTTTGTACAAGAGCACTGGGCTAAGGACGTGGCGCCTATGACGAACGGTCGAACGGGTCAAAGATACGTCGAATATGAAGGGAAAATTTACGCGTTTGGATCCAGGGATGATTTGACGGCGGCAGAGTACTACGATCCCAACGTGAATGCGTGGACAGCAATTAGTCCACTGAACAGAGATGTTGCTGTAAAAGGAGTTTTTCACGCTGATGGACTGATTTACGTGCTTGGTGATTCGACCATTCTCAAGTATGATCCAGTGTCGGGCTGTTGGCTGCAACCGCAAGCAGTTGGTTCTTTTAACAGCGCAATAATTTTGGACAACGTCATTTATAAATTTGAAGGCGCGGAGAGTGGCGAAGAAAGCAAATGTTCAATTTCAACTTTTGATTTGGCATCCAACAGTTGGTCTACTTTTGCCGTGGTCGAAGGACGGGACTGCTATTACTCACAGCCAAAGATGgcctttgaaaaaaaaatttattacGCCAGCTCTAGCAGATTTTTTTGGTTTGACGTGACGGCAAAAAAGGTATTTCATGGTCCGCGTCCTCATAATAATCGTAAGCACAGTGCATTTGCTTTATATTCGAGCCTGGTGTAA
- the LOC136199586 gene encoding retinal dehydrogenase 2-like produces the protein MAEKPDVRFTQLFIDNQWQDSASGKTFPTFNPATGEQIARIAEGDKADVDAAVNAATKAFSLNSPWRKMDASERGRLLNKLADLIERDREYLTRLEVLDSGKIYREASEDLTDTISCYQYYAGFADKLHGKTIPVDGDYFTYTRHEPVGIVGQIIAWNYPLAIQSVKLAPALCCGNCVILKPAEQTPLTALYVASLIAEAGFPPGVVSVIPGYGPTAGAAISEHMEIDKVAFTGSTEVGKLIQQAAGRSNLKNVSLELGGKSPNIVFSDVNLDYAVGVCVDAVFVNQGQCCSAGSRTYVQDTIYDDFVRKSVQLALRRKLGNPMSPDTDQGPQIDREQFDKILGLIESGKDEGASLECGGKRFGETGFFIEPTVFSQVKDHMRIAREEIFGPVMQIIKFHDVQEVIDRANDTTYGLAAGVLTNDIGTALTVANSFRAGSVWVNCYNAGGSSAPFGGYKMSGIGREYGEDGLRQYYEVKTVTIKVDEKNS, from the exons ATGGCCGAAAAGCCAGACGTCCGTTTCACGCAG CTGTTCATCGATAATCAATGGCAAGACTCGGCGAGCGGGAAGACGTTTCCCACGTTCAATCCGGCGACGGGAGAACAAATCGCTCGAATTGCAGAAGGAGACAAG GCGGACGTAGACGCGGCAGTGAACGCCGCTACGAAAGCTTTCTCCTTGAATAGCCCGTGGAGAAAAATGGATGCTTCGGAGCGGGGACGCCTCCTGAACAAACTAGCCGATCTCATTGAACGAGATAGAGAGTATTTGACC AGACTCGAGGTGCTGGACAGCGGGAAAATTTATCGAGAAGCGAGCGAAGATCTCACGGACACGATCAGTTGCTATCA ATACTATGCTGGTTTTGCTGACAAATTGCACGGAAAGACGATCCCAGTCG ACGGTGACTACTTTACGTACACTCGTCACGAGCCGGTCGGAATAGTGGGCCAAATAATTGCC TGGAACTATCCTCTCGCAATCCAATCCGTCAAACTAGCACCCGCTCTCTGCTGTGGAAATTGCGTCATACTGAAGCCAGCAGAGCAGACGCCACTCACAGCTCTTTACGTCGCATCATTGATAGCAGAG GCCGGTTTTCCGCCTGGCGTTGTGAGCGTTATTCCCGGTTACGGGCCGACGGCCGGCGCCGCTATATCCGAGCACATGGAGATCGACAAGGTGGCATTCACCGGATCGACGGAAGTCGGAAAGCTGATACAGCAAGCGGCCGGACGATCGAACTTGAAGAACGTCTCGCTCGAATTGGGAGGCAAAAGTCCGAACATCGTCTTTTCAGACGTCAATC tgGATTACGCTGTTGGAGTGTGCGTCGACGCCGTGTTCGTCAATCAGGGCCAGTGCTGCTCGGCGGGAAGCCGCACGTACGTGCAGGACACGATCTACGACGACTTTGTTCGAAAGAGCGTCCAACTCGCCTTGCGTCGAAAACTCGGCAATCCCATGTCGCCGGACACCGACCAGGGACCGCAGATCGATCGCGAACAGTTCGATAAAATACTCGGTCTCATCGAGTCCGGCAAGGACGAGGGAGCGAGTCTCGAGTGCGGCGGAAAGCGATTCGGCGAGACGGGGTTCTTTATCGAACCGACCGTTTTTTCTCAAGTCAAAGATCACATGCGCATAGCGAGAGAGGAG atttttGGTCCCGTTATGCAGATTATCAAATTTCACGACGTTCAAGAGGTAATCGATCGAGCCAATGACACGACGTATGGGCTAGCCGCCGGAGTCCTTACAAATGATATTGGCACCGCTTTGACTGTGGCTAATAGCTTTCGAGCCGGATCCGTTTG GGTTAATTGTTACAATGCTGGTGGATCCAGTGCGCCATTTGGTGGCTACAAAATGTCGGGGATTGGTCGTGAATA tGGCGAAGACGGCCTACGACAGTATTATGAAGTCAAAACG GTCACCATCAAAGTGGATGAAAAGAATTCCTAG
- the LOC136199660 gene encoding kelch-like protein 20 has protein sequence MDELVVDSETQVAELIAKWIKHDEINPLGQVDILRKSMRLNLMSTDCLENLVSNTGLPLFDGSCCKAVNRLDELDESTSRRVGKPDSILAVGGGVDTGNERNVYEYGRSVERYDPVRNAWGIFPSLNDSHFNAGVVNAFGSLYALGTWTQSVERYDFVQERWVTDVAPMTNGRVGQRDYLTAAEFYDPNLNAWTAISPLNRNVDVIGVFRADGLIYVLGDSTILKYDPVSGCWLQPEIVASFGKAIISDYGIYKFKETEIDEEGHFKCSISAFDLTTKSWSIFAVVNEFDYSYSPVISSEK, from the exons ATGGACGAACTTGTTGTTGATTCAGAAACTCAAGTAGCGGAGCTGATAGCCAAGTGGATCAAGCACGACGAAATCAATCCTTTGGGTCAAGTAGACATACTGAGAAAGTCAATGCGACTGAATTTGATGTCGACAGATTGTCTTGAGAACCTGGTTTCAAATACTGGCCTTCCATTGTTTGATGGGAGCTGTTGTAAGGCCGTCAACAGGTTGGATGAGTTGGATGAATCGACTTCGCGTCGTGTAGGCAAACCCGACAGCATTCTTGCTGTTGGCGGTGGAGTAGATACGGGCAATGAAAGAAATGTCTACGAATATGGCCGTTCTGTAGAACGGTACGATCCCGTACGGAACGCTTGGGGCATCTTTCCATCATTGAATGATAGTCACTTCAACGCGGGAGTCGTAAACGCGTTTGGGAGTCTTTATGCTCTCGGTACGTGGACGCAG AGCGTAGAACGCTACGACTTCGTACAAGAGCGCTGGGTTACTGACGTGGCGCCTATGACGAACGGTCGAGTGGGTCAGAG GGATTATTTGACGGCGGCAGAGTTCTACGATCCCAACCTGAATGCGTGGACAGCAATTAGTCCACTGAACAGAAATGTTGATGTAATAGGAGTTTTTCGCGCTGATGGACTGATTTACGTGCTTGGTGATTCGACCATTCTCAAGTATGATCCAGTGTCGGGCTGTTGGCTGCAACCGGAAATAGTCGCTTCTTTTGGCAAAGCAATAATTTCAGACTACGGCATTTATAAATTTAAAGAAACGGAGATAGACGAAGAGGGCCATTTTAAATGTTCAATTTCAGCGTTCGATTTGACAACCAAAAGTTGGTCTATTTTTGCTGTGGTCAATGAATTTGACTACTCTTACTCACCAGTCATCAGCTCTGAAAAATGA
- the LOC136199565 gene encoding kelch-like protein 20, whose product MYSSFAREAQREKQAIANGERMTQWYEKSILKQINALRSSNDLFDIVLTTNTDVSVRISAHRLVLAAASPYFRAMFTIGMQESSDSTVQVSDVDAGALRSLVDYAYTGRVHVDKSNVESLFSAAHLLQFTEVVEFCEDVLIELMKPSNCLNLARIAHQYHCLKLGKVADRCVAFNIVELSLNDAEFQSLEADHLARILAMDELVIDSEMQVAELIAKWIKYDEINRLGQVDLLRRSIRLSLMPTDGLENWVSNTGIPLFDGSCCKAANRLDESTSHRAGRPASILAVGGGVDIGNESNHYESRSVERYDPVRDAWDIFPSLNDSRFNAGVVNAFGSLYALGGRDCPCFQCDFKSDHKSVERYEFVQERWVKDVAPMTNGRTGQRYVEYEGKIYAFGSKDDLTAAECYDPNVNAWTAISPLNRDADVIDVKGIFHADGLIYVLGDSTILKYDPVSGCWMQPQAVGSFYKTIILDSVIYKFQSAWSDEESDRKCSISTFDLTSNSWSTFAVVKGRDCFSSQSIMAFEKKFISPTIKHFYGLT is encoded by the coding sequence ATGTACAGCAGCTTTGCGCGTGAGGCTCAGCGAGAGAAGCAGGCGATCGCTAACGGGGAGAGGATGACACAATGGTACGAAAAGTCGATTCTGAAGCAGATAAACGCTCTGCGCAGCTCAAACGACTTGTTCGACATCGTTCTTACGACGAACACGGACGTTAGCGTTCGCATTTCGGCTCATCGACTTGTCCTTGCAGCGGCAAGTCCTTATTTTCGCGCAATGTTCACCATCGGCATGCAGGAAAGCAGTGACTCGACTGTTCAAGTTTCGGACGTCGATGCGGGGGCCCTTCGAAGCCTCGTCGACTACGCTTACACAGGACGAGTGCACGTCGACAAATCAAACGTCGAATCGCTATTTTCAGCTGCTCATCTACTTCAGTTTACTGAAGTAGTCGAGTTTTGCGAAGACGTTTTGATCGAATTAATGAAGCCGTCCAACTGCTTGAATTTGGCTCGAATTGCCCATCAATACCACTGCCTCAAATTAGGCAAAGTCGCTGATCGTTGCGTTGCGTTTAACATTGTCGAATTGTCTTTGAACGACGCAGAATTTCAAAGTCTGGAAGCTGATCATTTGGCTCGCATTTTGGCCATGGACGAACTTGTCATCGATTCAGAAATGCAAGTAGCGGAGCTGATAGCCAAGTGGATCAAGTACGACGAAATCAATCGTTTGGGTCAAGTAGACTTACTGAGAAGGTCGATTCGACTGAGTTTGATGCCAACAGATGGTCTTGAGAACTGGGTTTCAAATACTGGCATTCCATTGTTTGATGGGAGCTGTTGTAAAGCCGCCAACAGGTTGGATGAATCGACTTCGCATCGTGCAGGCAGACCCGCCAGCATTCTTGCTGTTGGCGGTGGAGTAGATATTGGCAATGAAAGCAATCACTACGAGAGCCGTTCTGTAGAACGGTACGATCCCGTACGGGACGCTTGGGACATCTTTCCATCATTGAATGACAGTCGCTTCAATGCAGGAGTCGTAAACGCGTTTGGGAGTCTTTACGCTCTCGGCGGACGGGATTGCCCATGCTTTCAGTGTGATTTTAAAAGTGATCACAAGAGCGTAGAACGCTACGAATTTGTACAAGAGCGCTGGGTTAAGGACGTGGCGCCTATGACGAACGGTCGAACGGGTCAAAGGTACGTTGAATATGAAGGGAAAATTTACGCGTTTGGATCCAAGGACGATTTGACGGCAGCAGAGTGCTACGATCCCAACGTGAATGCGTGGACAGCAATTAGTCCACTGAACAGAGATGCTGATGTAATTGATGTAAAAGGAATTTTTCACGCTGATGGACTGATTTACGTTCTTGGTGATTCGACCATTCTCAAGTATGATCCAGTGTCGGGCTGTTGGATGCAACCGCAAGCTGTCGGTTCTTTTTACAAAACAATAATCTTAGACAGTGTCATTTATAAATTCCAAAGCGCGTGGagtgacgaagaaagcgatcgTAAATGTTCAATTTCAACTTTCGATTTGACATCCAACAGTTGGTCTACTTTTGCCGTGGTCAAAGGACGGGACTGCTTTTCCTCACAGTCAATAATGgcctttgaaaaaaaatttatttcgCCGACTATAAAACATTTTTATGGTTTGACGTGA
- the LOC136199595 gene encoding retinal dehydrogenase 2-like, giving the protein MILDGSVSRCYAGFADKLHGKTIPVDGDYFTYTRHEPVGIVGQIIAWNYPLAIQAVKLAPALCCGNCVILKPAEQTPLTALYVASSIAEADFSPGIVVDPSEIERTSKMGAASFM; this is encoded by the exons ATGATTCTTGACGGTTCTGTTTCTAGATGCTATGCTGGTTTTGCTGACAAATTGCACGGAAAGACGATCCCCGTAG ACGGTGACTACTTTACGTACACTCGTCACGAGCCGGTCGGCATAGTGGGCCAAATAATTGCC TGGAACTATCCCCTCGCAATCCAAGCCGTCAAACTAGCACCCGCTCTCTGCTGTGGAAATTGCGTCATACTGAAGCCAGCAGAGCAGACGCCGCTCACAGCTCTTTACGTAGCATCATCGATAGCAGAG GCCGATTTTTCTCCTGGCATT GTTGTTGATCCTTCTGAAATAGAAAGGACATCAAAGATGGGCGCGGCAAGTTTTATGTGA
- the LOC136185476 gene encoding kelch-like protein 20 yields MYRSFAREAQRKKQAIANGERMTQWYEKSIVDQINALRSSNDLFDIVLTTTTDVSVRISAHRIVLAAASPYFRAMFTIGMQESSESTVQVSDVDAGALRSLVDYAYTGRVHVDKSNVESLFSAAHLLQFSKVVEYCEDLLIELVEPSNCLNLARIAHQYHCLKLGDVADRCVAFNIVELSLNDAEFQSLEADHLARILDMDELVIDSETQVAELIAKWIKHDEINPLGQVDVLRKSMRLNFMSTDCLENLVSNTGIPLFDGGCCKAVNRLDESTSRRVGKPDSILAVGGGLDIIGNERNYYEGRSVERYDPVRNAWGIFPSLNDSRFNAGVVNAFGSLYALGGRDQPRHDSYMCKSYKIYNVENVYKSVERYDFVEERWVTDVAPMTNGRVGQRYVTYEGKIYAFGSRDDLTAAEFYDPNLNAWTAISPLNRDVDVIGVFRADGLIYVLGDSTILKYDPVTGCWLQPEIVASFGEAIISDYGIYKSEESERDEEGHFKCSISAFDLTTKSWSIFAVVDEFDYCYSQPVISSEKKIYFTGFFGLSCFDLTAKRIFLRPSPDYNRYNSAFALL; encoded by the coding sequence ATGTACCGCAGCTTTGCGCGTGAGGCTCAGCGAAAGAAGCAGGCGATCGCTAACGGGGAGAGGATGACACAATGGTACGAAAAGTCGATTGTGGACCAGATAAACGCTCTGCGCAGCTCAAACGACTTGTTCGACATCGTTCTTACGACGACCACGGACGTTAGCGTTCGCATTTCGGCTCATCGAATTGTTCTTGCAGCGGCAAGTCCTTATTTTCGCGCAATGTTCACCATCGGCATGCAGGAAAGCAGTGAATCGACTGTTCAAGTTTCGGACGTCGATGCGGGGGCCCTTCGAAGCCTCGTCGACTACGCTTACACAGGACGAGTGCACGTCGACAAATCAAACGTCGAATCGCTATTTTCAGCTGCTCATCTACTTCAGTTTTCTAAAGTAGTCGAGTATTGCGAAGACCTTTTGATCGAATTAGTGGAGCCGTCCAACTGCTTGAATTTGGCTCGAATTGCCCATCAATACCACTGCCTCAAATTGGGCGATGTCGCAGATCGTTGCGTTGCGTTTAACATTGTCGAATTGTCTTTGAACGACGCGGAATTTCAAAGTCTGGAAGCTGATCATTTGGCTCGCATTTTGGACATGGACGAACTTGTCATCGATTCAGAAACTCAAGTAGCGGAGCTGATAGCCAAGTGGATCAAGCACGACGAAATCAATCCTTTGGGTCAAGTAGACGTACTGAGAAAGTCAATGCGACTGAATTTTATGTCAACAGATTGTCTTGAGAACCTGGTTTCAAATACTGGCATTCCATTGTTTGATGGGGGCTGTTGTAAGGCCGTCAACAGGTTGGATGAATCAACTTCGCGTCGTGTAGGCAAACCCGACAGCATTCTCGCTGTTGGCGGTGGATTAGATATTATTGGCAATGAAAGAAATTACTACGAAGGCCGTTCTGTAGAACGGTACGATCCCGTACGGAACGCTTGGGGCATTTTTCCATCATTGAATGATAGTCGCTTCAACGCAGGAGTCGTAAACGCGTTTGGGAGTCTTTACGCTCTCGGTGGACGGGATCAACCACGCCATGACAGTTATATGTGTAAATCTTACAAGATTTACAATGTTGAGAATGTATACAAGAGCGTGGAACGCTACGACTTCGTAGAAGAGCGCTGGGTTACTGACGTGGCGCCTATGACGAACGGTCGAGTGGGTCAGAGGTACGTCACATACGAAGGGAAAATTTACGCGTTTGGATCCAGGGATGATTTGACGGCGGCAGAGTTCTACGATCCCAACCTGAATGCGTGGACAGCAATTAGTCCACTGAACAGAGATGTTGATGTAATAGGAGTTTTTCGCGCTGATGGACTGATTTACGTGCTTGGTGATTCGACTATTCTCAAGTATGATCCAGTGACAGGCTGTTGGCTGCAACCGGAAATAGTCGCTTCTTTTGGCGAAGCAATAATTTCAGACTACGGCATTTATAAATCTGAAGAATCGGAGAGAGACGAAGAGGGCCATTTTAAATGTTCAATTTCAGCGTTCGATTTGACAACCAAAAGTTGGTCTATTTTTGCTGTGGTCGATGAATTTGACTACTGTTACTCACAGCCAGTGATCAGCTCTGAGAAAAAGATCTATTTCACTGGTTTTTTCGGCTTGTCGTGCTTTGACTTGACTGCGAAAAGGATATTTCTTCGTCCGTCTCCTGATTATAATCGTTATAACAGTGCATTTGCCTTACTTTAG
- the LOC136199661 gene encoding kelch-like protein 20, with protein MSDYEGKAFETRTTFRYGETILEQMNNLRSSNDLFDIVLTTGTDVSVRISAHRLVLAAASPYFRAMFTIGMQESSESTVQVSDVDAGALRTLVDYAYTGQVHVDRSNVESLFSAAHLLQFTKVVEFCEDVLIELVESSNCLNLARIAYQYHCSKLDKVADRCIAFNIVELSESDAEFLSLDADHLARILAMDELVIDSETQVVELIAKWIKHDEIDRLGQVDLLRKSIRLNLMPTDCLENLFSNTGIPLFDGSGCKAANRLDELDESTSRRVGKPASILAVGGGVPVDTGCERNDYDGRSVERYDPVRDAWDIFPSLNDSRFNAGVVNAFGSLYALGGRDCPCLQCDLKSDHKSVERYDFVQEHWAKDVASMKKCRMGQRYVEYEGKIYAFGSRDDLTAAEYYDPNVNAWTAISPLNRDVDVKGVFHADGLIYVLGDSTILKYDPVSGCWLQPQAVGSFNSAMILDNVIYKFEGAESREESKCSISTFDLASNSWSTFAVVEGRDCYYSQPMMAFEKKIYYASSSRFFWFDVTAKKVFHGPRPHNGRKNSAFALYSSLV; from the coding sequence ATGTCCGACTACGAAGGCAAGGCGTTCGAGACTAGGACGACCTTTCGGTACGGAGAGACGATTCTGGAGCAGATGAACAATCTGCGCTCTTCAAACGACTTGTTTGACATCGTTCTTACGACGGGCACGGACGTTAGCGTTCGCATTTCGGCACATCGACTCGTTCTTGCAGCGGCAAGTCCATATTTTCGCGCAATGTTCACTATCGGCATGCAGGAAAGCAGCGAATCGACTGTTCAAGTTTCGGACGTCGATGCGGGGGCCCTTCGGACCCTCGTCGACTACGCTTACACGGGACAAGTGCACGTCGATAGATCAAACGTCGAGTCGCTATTTTCAGCTGCTCATCTACTTCAGTTTACTAAAGTAGTCGAATTTTGCGAAGACGTTTTGATCGAATTGGTGGAGTCTTCTAATTGCCTCAACTTGGCCCGAATTGCCTATCAATACCACTGTTCCAAATTGGACAAAGTAGCCGATCGTTGCATTGCTTTCAACATTGTGGAATTGTCTGAAAGCGATGCGGAATTCCTAAGTCTGGACGCTGATCATTTGGCTCGCATTCTGGCCATGGACGAACTTGTCATAGATTCAGAAACTCAAGTAGTGGAGCTGATAGCCAAGTGGATCAaacacgacgaaatcgatcgttTGGGTCAAGTAGACTTACTGAGAAAGTCAATTCGACTGAATTTGATGCCAACAGATTGTCTTGAGAACCTGTTTTCAAATACCGGCATTCCATTGTTTGATGGGAGCGGTTGTAAGGCCGCCAACAGGTTGGATGAGTTGGATGAATCGACTTCGCGTCGTGTAGGCAAACCCGCCAGCATTCTTGCTGTTGGTGGTGGAGTACCGGTAGATACTGGCTGTGAAAGAAATGACTACGATGGCCGTTCTGTAGAACGGTACGATCCCGTACGGGACGCTTGGGACATCTTTCCATCATTGAATGATAGTCGCTTCAACGCGGGAGTCGTAAACGCGTTTGGGAGTCTTTACGCGCTCGGCGGACGGGATTGCCCATGCCTTCAGTGTGATCTTAAAAGTGATCACAAGAGCGTAGAACGCTACGACTTTGTACAAGAGCACTGGGCTAAGGACGTGGCGTCTATGAAGAAATGTCGAATGGGTCAAAGGTACGTTGAATATGAAGGGAAAATTTACGCGTTTGGATCCAGGGATGATTTGACGGCGGCAGAGTACTACGATCCCAACGTGAATGCGTGGACAGCAATTAGTCCACTGAACAGAGATGTTGATGTAAAAGGAGTTTTTCACGCTGATGGACTGATTTACGTGCTTGGTGATTCGACCATTCTCAAGTATGATCCAGTGTCGGGCTGTTGGCTGCAACCGCAAGCAGTTGGTTCTTTTAACAGCGCAATGATTTTGGACAACGTCATTTATAAATTTGAAGGCGCGGAGAGTCGCGAAGAAAGCAAATGTTCAATTTCAACTTTTGATTTGGCATCCAACAGTTGGTCTACTTTTGCCGTGGTCGAAGGACGGGACTGCTATTACTCACAGCCAATGATGGcctttgaaaagaaaatttattaCGCCAGCTCTAGCAGATTTTTTTGGTTTGACGTGACGGCAAAAAAGGTATTTCATGGTCCGCGTCCTCATAATGGTCGTAAGAACAGTGCATTTGCTTTATATTCGAGCCTGGTGTAA